The Rhodoferax ferrireducens T118 DNA segment CCCGGAACTCTGCAACTTCGCCGTGCGGCTCGCAAACCGCCCCCGCGTAACGCAGTTGTTGGATACTGCGTTTTCGCGCCGTCCCACCGAGGAGTGGATCCGCCTGCTCGCCGGCAAGGTGCCAATCTCGCCGGTCTATGACGTTGCCCAGGCGCTTTCGACCCCCTTTGTGTCCGAGCGCGACAGCGTGCTCGACTTTCGCTACGAAGACGGCCACACAGCACGGATGATTGCCAACCCGATACGCATCAACGGCGTCGATCTTCCCACCAACGCCGCTCCGGCAATGGGTGCGCACACTTACAGTCTGCTGCATGAAGTTGGCTACAGCGATGAACAGATCGCTGTGCTGCAGGCTGAAGGCGCGATAGGCGAACTGCCCATGTATTCCGCGTGAACCTCCCTAAACCGGAGCACAGCATCGCCTCTTTTGTTAGAAGAAACATCCCGCTTGTCGTCACGATGCTGATCCAGGTTTCGGCAACCGGTGCCATCCTTGCTCCTCCGGCAATTGCGCCTGCGCTTTTGAACCAGTTGGGTGTCGATAGCGTGGGGATCGGGGCCTACATTGCAACGGCCTATATCGCTGCAGCCCTGTCGAGCGTTTATGCCGCTGCCTTCATTCAGCGCTGGGGGTCGATTCGCACGAGTCAAGTCGCGCTGGGTTTTTGTGCGGCCGGACTGCTCCTGATTGCTTCACTGGGCCCGTTCCTCGCCGCCCTGGGCGCCATTGCGTTGGGAATCGGCTACGGGCCGATCACGCCAGCCAGCTCGGATATCCTGGCGCGTACCACACCAGCCGATCGTTACGCATTGGTATTCTCCTTGAAGCAGACCGGGGTCCCGCTAGGCGGTGCGGTCGCAGGACTCGCCGCAGCACCGATCGCCGTGCATGTCGGCACCAGTTCGTCACTCATTTTCATGGCGATCCTGTGCGTACTGGCCGCCACACTCGGTCAATCCTTGCGGCACCAGCTCGACAACACTCGCGCTCCGTCCGCGCCGTGGCCAACTCGCGCGGGCTTCATGATGCCGATCCACATGGTGCTGTCACACCCTGGTTTGCGCGTACTCGCACTCTGCTCGCTGGTGTTCTCGGCGGTGCAAATGTGCCTGAGTTCGTACCTTGTGACCTACCTCAACGCATCGCTCGGTTGGACACTCGTGGCCGCTGGTGCGGGCTTGGCTGTGGCGCAGAGCGGCGGCGTAGTCGGGCGCATTCTTTGGGGCGCCGTGGCCGACATGACAGGAAAGACGATGGCCACTCTGCGGGCTTTGGCGGCTGCCATGGCCGCGTCCAGCATTCTGATGGTGATGCTGCAACCGTCGACATCGCCTGCCTTGGTACTGACCCTCGTCTGCGTGTTCGGTTGCACCGCAATCGGCTGGAACGGCGTTTATCTCGCCGCTGTCGCTCGCCAGGCGCCACAAGGCACCGCCGGTACCGCTACGGCTGGCTGCCTGTTCTTCACCTATATCGGCGTCGTCGTCTCAGCACCCTTATTCGGCGTGTTAAGCACTGCGCTGGGCAACATGGGTGTCGGCTTCGCCCTGCTCGCGATTCCGCTCGGGGTGATGGTCTTCTCCACACGGACAATGAAGGTCTGAGCAGACCATGCGAATGGTGCGCCACCGATTCAAAGACGCTAGTTTGATCGCGGCATCCGAGGCGCGTGAACTCAAGAAGGTACAGGTGTCAGAGACAGACCAAAATGCTTCTTCAAGATCCAGGCGATCGTTTCATAGGCGATGCCATGGCGATAGACCGTCAGGCTCTCGACATCGAGCAGCGTCGATGAACACCCGTATGGCTTGTATTTCAGAACGCCATAATCTACGATGACATCGGCGATCGCCCGAATTTCGGGCTCAATCGCCTCTACCGAAAAATGCGTTCCCTGCAAGGTGAGGTTGGCCGACGATCCGAAAATTGCCGTGTCCTGCGCATCACTCAACTCGGACAGAGCGAAATGAAACTGACCCGCATTGAGCAGCATCAGCAGCGTGCCATCCCGTGTACTGGCCTCAATCACACGAGGATCTAGGCGTGCGAGAAAAGGATCGGTGAAATCCGCGGGGGCGATAACGCCAAGCGGAAGATCGTAATCCTCGGTGATCGCAGCCACAATTTCACGCCCGCGCGTGCTACAACGATGCAAGCGCCGGTGCAGCTGGTTGTGTCCAATCATGGCGTTGAGCTTGGTCGGCGCCCTGCCCTTGGTGTCGAAGATACGCTGGAGCGCGTCATAGCTGTGCGCCATTGCCGCATAGCCGACATCATTGGGCACGATGGCGATGCCGCCGCATCGCATCGCATCGAAAGCTCGTGCTGCTTCCTGACGGTGGTCTAGCGCTGGCATGGCCGTTTCCCAGAAGGTCGCGTTAGCCGGCGGTCGCGGCTGACGCTTGAAGCTCTGCAATGAGCGCGTCGGTCGTGTCTACGCGTCCGCTTAGGCGAAGGAACGATTCCAGCGTCACCTCTTGCATACGATCCGAGCAGGTTCCGGTGGCATCCGAAACCAAGATTGAGCCATATCCGCGATCGGTCGCCTCGCAGGCCGTGCCATCCACGCAATTGTTCGTCGACACACCAACGTAGACCGCAGTCTTGACGCCGAGCTTCTGGAACACCTCTTGCAGATTGCTGCTGGCGAATGCGCCCATGGTGTTCTTGTCGACAACCGGCTCGCCCGGCATCGGAGTGAGCTCTGCCACGATCTCGTGCTCGGGCGAGCCGACATAGTTATTGCTCATCTTGAAGAACGCATGCACATGCGGCGCTGCGTCTGAGAAGTCGGGCTTGA contains these protein-coding regions:
- a CDS encoding MFS transporter — translated: MNLPKPEHSIASFVRRNIPLVVTMLIQVSATGAILAPPAIAPALLNQLGVDSVGIGAYIATAYIAAALSSVYAAAFIQRWGSIRTSQVALGFCAAGLLLIASLGPFLAALGAIALGIGYGPITPASSDILARTTPADRYALVFSLKQTGVPLGGAVAGLAAAPIAVHVGTSSSLIFMAILCVLAATLGQSLRHQLDNTRAPSAPWPTRAGFMMPIHMVLSHPGLRVLALCSLVFSAVQMCLSSYLVTYLNASLGWTLVAAGAGLAVAQSGGVVGRILWGAVADMTGKTMATLRALAAAMAASSILMVMLQPSTSPALVLTLVCVFGCTAIGWNGVYLAAVARQAPQGTAGTATAGCLFFTYIGVVVSAPLFGVLSTALGNMGVGFALLAIPLGVMVFSTRTMKV
- a CDS encoding Sua5/YciO/YrdC/YwlC family protein, whose protein sequence is MPALDHRQEAARAFDAMRCGGIAIVPNDVGYAAMAHSYDALQRIFDTKGRAPTKLNAMIGHNQLHRRLHRCSTRGREIVAAITEDYDLPLGVIAPADFTDPFLARLDPRVIEASTRDGTLLMLLNAGQFHFALSELSDAQDTAIFGSSANLTLQGTHFSVEAIEPEIRAIADVIVDYGVLKYKPYGCSSTLLDVESLTVYRHGIAYETIAWILKKHFGLSLTPVPS
- a CDS encoding cysteine hydrolase family protein, translated to MATYVDEFTPTIKVNQADTALVVIDMQYASGSRHKGLGAFLAKQGRLADAEYRFNRIETLIIPNTQKLLAAWRAAKAPVIYVRVGSFKPDFSDAAPHVHAFFKMSNNYVGSPEHEIVAELTPMPGEPVVDKNTMGAFASSNLQEVFQKLGVKTAVYVGVSTNNCVDGTACEATDRGYGSILVSDATGTCSDRMQEVTLESFLRLSGRVDTTDALIAELQASAATAG